A portion of the Fusobacterium nucleatum genome contains these proteins:
- a CDS encoding GNAT family N-acetyltransferase: protein MECKIIKNDTNYNLNDLTKLLNTSYWAKDRKKETVKKTVEKSLCYFAYDTDKNKLIGFARAITDYTTNYYLCDIIVDEEYRGKGIGKKLVETLINDEDLIQVRGLLITKDAKKFYEKFGFYNKEDVMQKDKK from the coding sequence ATGGAATGTAAAATTATTAAAAATGATACTAACTATAATTTAAATGATTTAACAAAACTATTAAATACTTCATATTGGGCAAAGGATAGAAAAAAAGAAACTGTGAAAAAAACAGTTGAAAAATCTTTATGTTATTTTGCTTATGATACTGATAAAAACAAATTAATTGGTTTTGCAAGAGCAATAACAGACTATACTACAAATTATTATCTATGTGATATAATAGTAGATGAAGAATATAGAGGAAAAGGAATAGGAAAAAAATTAGTTGAAACATTAATTAATGATGAGGACTTAATCCAAGTAAGAGGTCTATTAATTACAAAAGATGCTAAGAAATTTTATGAGAAATTTGGTTTTTATAATAAAGAAGATGTTATGCAAAAGGATAAAAAATAG